A stretch of the Notolabrus celidotus isolate fNotCel1 chromosome 3, fNotCel1.pri, whole genome shotgun sequence genome encodes the following:
- the LOC117810504 gene encoding E3 ubiquitin-protein ligase TRIM39-like, producing MLAASCLLSQDQFLCSICLDVFTSPVTIPCGHNFCKSCITADWRINRKCKCPCCKRLFDLIPELHVNIFIAEMAAQFKQAAVKDVSEIAKPGEVSCDFCTGVRLKALKSCLVCQASYCEIHLQRHQKVSGLLRHKLVVPLDNLEDRICSKHGELKELYCKTDQICLCHFCSETDHESHDVVPLMEASKGKKAELGKMKVEIHEMVQERKLKIQELRQSEKLSREAADRQIADGLQIFTALTQFVETGMSELTEQITQKQKTTAEQAEDFITELTQEISELVNRNVEVEQLSCSEDHLRLLQSLSPLKASLPTKNWTDISLRQPSYEGTVARALAQLKESLSQRVEELLKAELKRVQQYAVDVTLDPDTAHPKLILSDDGKQVNHSNVVRNLPDNPERFSFCVVVLANQSFSTGRSYYEVEVKGKTKWDLGVISVSANRKGQVISCPEAGYWTLQLRNGNEYVALADPDVLLSVKSQPQRVGVFVDYEEGLVSFYNVDSADIIFSFTGCFFTENLCPFFSPCFNDGGGNSAPLRISVVHET from the coding sequence ATGTTAGCCGCCAGCTGTCTGCTGTCCCAAGACCAGTTTCTGTGCTCCATCTGCCTGGATGTGTTCACTTCCCCCGTcaccataccctgtggacacaACTTCTGCAAAAGTTGCATCACTGCAGACTGGAGGATCAACAGGAAATGCAAGTGCCCTTGTTGTAAGAGGCTTTTTGACTTGATACCTGAGCTTCATGTCAATATCTTTATAGCTGAAATGGCTGCTCAGTTCAAACAAGCAGCGGTAAAGGACGTCTCAGAGATCGCCAAACCAGGAGAGGTTTCCTGTGACTTCTGTACCGGGGTCAGACTGAAAGCCCTGAAGTCCTGTCTGGTGTGTCAGGCCTCGTACTGTGAGATTCACCTACAGCGGCATCAGAAAGTGTCAGGATTGTTAAGACATAAGCTTGTTGTGCCGCTGGATAACCTTGAAGACAGAATATGTTCAAAGCATGGTGAACTCAAGGAGCTGTACTGCAAGACGGACCAGAtatgtttgtgtcatttttgtTCAGAGACAGACCATGAGTCCCATGATGTTGTTCCTCTGATGGAAGCGAGCAAAGGAAAGAAGGCAGAGCTGGGGAAAATGAAGGTGGAGATTCATGAGATGGTGCAGGAGCGAAAGCTGAAGATACAAGAGCTCAGACAGTCAGAGAAGCTCAGCAGGgaagctgcagacagacagatagcaGACGGCTTGCAGATCTTCACTGCTCTGACACAGTTTGTGGAGACAGGTATGAGTGAGTTAACTGAACAGATCACACAgaagcagaaaacaacagctgaACAAGCAGAGGACTTCATCACAGAGCTGACTCAGGAGATCTCTGAGTTGGTGAACAGAAATGTGGAGGTGGAGCAGCTCTCATGCTCAGAGGACCACCTCAGACTCCTCCAAAGTTTGTCACCCCTGAAGGCCTCATTACCCACCAAGAATTGGACAGATATCAGCCTCCGTCAGCCTTCATATGAAGGAACTGTGGCAAGAGCTTTGGCTCAGCTGAAGGAATCACTCAGCCAAAGGGTGGAGGAGCTTCTTAAAGCCGAACTGAAGAGAGTGCAGCAGTATGCAGTGGATGTGACTCTTGATCCTGACACAGCACATCCTAAACTTattctgtctgatgatggaAAACAAGTGAACCACAGCAATGTTGTGAGGAATCTCCCAGACAATCCAGAGAGATTTTCATTCTGTGTGGTTGTACTGGCGAACCAGAGTTTCTCCACTGGAAGGTCCTACTATGAGGTGGAGGTTAAAGGGAAAACAAAGTGGGATTTAGGAGTCATCAGTGTGTCAGCCAACAGGAAAGGACaggtcatatcatgtcctgaAGCTGGTTACTGGACTCTGCAGCTGAGGAATGGAAATGAGTACGTCGCTCTAGCTGACCCCGATGTCCTCCTCTCCGTGAAGTCTCAGCCTCAGAGGGTGGGCGTGTTCGTCGATTACGAGGAGGGGCTGGTCTCTTTTTATAATGTTGATTCTGCAGATATTATATTCTCCTTCACTGGCTGCTTCTTCACTGAAAACCTCTGCCCGTTCTTCAGCCCCTGTTTTAATGATGGTGGTGGCAACTCTGCACCTCTGAGGATCTCTGTTGTTCATGAAACCTGA